The sequence CAGTACGCTTGGTTCCGGAAAAGGCGAATCCGTTGATAAAATGCACAATGCGGCTGAGAAATTGAAGGCAATGAATTTAGACTTTCCGGTAGATGGTGAGCTGCAGTTTGATGCCGCTTTTTCTCCCACAGTAGCGAAGGTAAAGGCCCCGGACTCTCATGTAGCCGGACATGCCAACACATTCATTTTCCCGGATATTGATGCCGGCAATATCGGCTATAAAATTGCGCAGCGCTTAGGAGGCTTTGAAGCTTTCGGCCCCATTCTGCAGGGTCTCAATGCTCCGATCAATGATCTCTCAAGAGGATGCAATGCTGATGAGGTTTATAAAATGTCAATTATAACAGCGGCTTTGCTATAAGCCTGCTTTAAAATGTAGAGATAACTTGAAGCGCCAAAAGCATCAGAATGGAGTCTTGTGATGCTTTTGGCGATTTTTAAGTTGTAAAAACATGAAAAACGGGAGATACCTACGACAATGCATATTGCCAGATACCGATGCGGCGGCACGAATAATCAACTCATAGCTCCAATACTATTATATAGATCATGATAAACATATCCGGACTGCAGGAAGCTTCAGCGGGGAATGAACAGGAGGGTCTTGCTTGTTAAAAAAAGTAATATATGCTTCTATTGGAATCGCTGCCATGGCCCTGGGAGTTATGGGAACGGTGGTACCTGGCCTGCCTGCCACACCGTTCTTCCTGCTGGCCTTGCTCTGTTTTACAAAAAGCTCTGAAAAGCTCAATTGCTGGTTCAGAGGCACAGGTCTGTATGCAAAATACGTGAAAGGGTATGAATATGACCGGTCAATGACAAGAAAGCAGAAGCTTATCATTCAGACTGCCGCAGGATTGATGATGTTTATCTCCTTTCTATTGATCGGAAATATGGCTGTACGTCTGCTTCTTATCGCAGCCTTTATTCTGCACAATTATGTTTTTATCTTTGTTATTAAAACGCGTCAGGCAGGCAGAACAGAAACGACTACAAAGGGATAGGTTGGTGACAAATATGAATTATAATGGAATTCTTATCGGTATCGGAACATTTCTTATCATCGGATTATTACATCCTGTTGTTATCAAGGCAGAATATTACTTTAGCAGCAGAATCTGGCCGCTTTTTCTGATAGGGGGAATCTTGTGTATCGGTTTCTCTCTTGCATGCGCTAAGGTAGTATTATCCGCACTTTTGGCAGTTTTGGGCTTCTCGCTTTTATGGAGTATAAAGGAGCTTAAAGAGCAGAAAGAGAGGGTGGAAAAGGGCTGGTTCCCCAGAAATCCTAAAAGAAAATGGTAATGTAAACAAAAAACGATCCATAAAGGATCGCTTTTTGAATTGTGAAGAAATGGCCGTCAGGTGCAAGAAAACATATCGATTCGGTTTAGTGATATTCCGGTATATGACCAACCAAATCTTCGGTCCCAACGGAATCCTGCGACGGTATTTGCCCAGATCTGAACTGGGAAAAACCAAAACTCTAATCCGTTGCTTAACCATACATAAGTAAAACGTCCAATGCAATTTCTCATGGAACCAGGATTGACAAATCTGACTCCAGGGCTTGGAGGGCCAGGCCTTCGGGGAACGCTGGATGGTGGAGGTCCCATAGGTACCGGACCGCCTCCTCCAGGTGGCCTTCCAGTAGGTGGAGATGGTGGCCTTCCAGTAGGTGGAGATGGCGGCCTGCCAGTAGGTGGAGATGGTGGCCTGCCAGTAGGTGGAGATGGAGGCCTGCCAGTAGGTGGAGATGGAGGCCTGCCGGTAGGTGGAGATGGAGGCCTGCCGGTAGGTGGAGATGGCGGCCTGCCAGTAGGTGGAGATGGCGGCCTGCCGGTAGGTGGAGATGGCGGCCTGCCGGTAGGTGGAGATGGCGGCCTGCCAGTAGGCGGGGATGGGGGTCTTTGGGGTCTATCAATAGGTGAGGTTGGCGATCTATCGGTAGGTGGGAATGGGGGCATGTTTTTACTTCCTTTCCGGATGTTGATATTAATATTATATGAGATATAGGAAAGGGAATTGCCATGAACCGGAAGGAAAATAAGGATTATGCCAAATTGGATATAGGTATAGACTGTTCTCATTCTAATACATGGTTCGATACTTATGAGGGCAGCCATAGTGATAAATTGTAAATACAGGCATTGTGCTGATTATCTCACTTTACGATTCCTCCATGAAAATAACACTCATAAACCTGTAAATTCTTATAGTATATTTCTTCGTATCCCTGATACCATTTGAAATCTCCGCATACCTTGCATTTATAAAGATAATCATGCTCTTGATAGAAGTCAGGACCGCGGAAGGGTTTATCCCGGGGTACCGCTAATAAGACCGCCTTTAAAAAGTCGCTGTTAAAATTACTGCTTATTACCCGACCGGAGTAATTCATTGCATAGATTGGAATGCTGTTTTTCCACACGGCTTCTTCTCCGGAAAAACACTCACCGCCGATATACGTGTCTAAATACAAGAAGACGCCTTCTTCATAACGTAAATCATGGGAGCTTGGCCTTGAAGAGGCACATTCTCTTCCTTTCGCAGCATAAGTATTACATTTTGCCTTAATAAGAAAATCAATTAATTCATTACTGTCGCAGGAATCTTCCTTGACGATAGAAGTAATGCAGGAATCATTATCTTTTACCAAATGGTCAATCGTAACTTTAAAAAATTCTGATATACTGATGAGATTGGAAATGTCAGGATATGCCTGGCCGCTTTCCCATTTTGTTATGGCTTGACGGGATACGGAAACTTTTTCAGCTAGTTCCTCCTGCGTTATGCCTTTGCTTTTTCTTAGTAGCTGTAATTTTTCCGGAAAAATCATAGAAATCCACCTCCGTGTTTTTTTCTATCTTACCATATTTGACTTGTACTTTTGTAGTCCCTGCTGGTTGCTTTTTTGCTACTTTTACTTGCTTATTGTAATTAATAAGTGCCGTTGGCATTTTTGTATGAGAGCGATATATGGATAGCTGGCAGTTTTAGGTGAAAAGTATTATACTCTGTTATCCAATATTGAATTTTTTAAGGATTATACCTATTCATGTTATGATTACTTATCACGAATAAAATAAGCTGAAATTTGATGTACATTCAGTAACAAATATTGATAGTTCGTATGTTAGATGGTAGTATATTCTTAAAACTTATTTGATTGATCATATGGGGGGGATTGTAATGAAACTTGAAAAGATGGAAGAATTTTTTGATAGTCGTTTAGATGGGTATGAGGATCACCAGCTTAATGCTATTGATTCTGCAAAAATATTTTATCCCTATACGGCATCCCAGCTGCCTATGGCCGAAGGCTGTAAAGTACTCGATTTGGGCTGTGGGACAGGGCTTGAATTGAACGAATATTTTATGCTTAATCCACTTGCTGCCATAACAGGAATCGATTTGGCAAATGGGATGTTAAAAGCACTTAAGGCCAAATTTCCAGACAAACAGCTTACGCTTATCAATGGTTCATATTTTGAGGTTCCTTTTGGTGAAAAAGTATTTGATGCTGCCGTTTCTGTGGAATCATTGCATCATTTCACTATGGAACAGAAAATCCTGCTTTATAAAAAGCTGCATGGTTCGTTGAGAGAGGGCGGATATTTTATTTTAACGGACTATATGGCTGAAAATGATGAGGAAGAAAAGAATAACTTTTTAGAGCTTTCCCGGTTGAAAAAAGAATTGGGAATATGTGACAGTGAGTTCTATCACTATGATACACCGCTTACACGAGCGCATGAAACAGAAGCGTTACTCTCCGGAGGATTTTCAAAAGTCGAACTACTGAATAAATGGCAAAGTACGAACATTTTGAAAGCATATAAATGATTGTTATTTCCTTACATGCAAGAGGTGAAAATTTTAGATTGGATGAAAAGTATTATGGGATTGAGATATATAAGAGCTGAAAAGAAAGATGTAGATTTATTAATCAATATTTATAATGCAGCATTCTATACTGATTATGTTAAGTATGGGGAATGTCCTGCTTATGGTAAAACAAGAGAAGAAATGGAAGCATCGATTGAAAAGTCTCAAAAACTAATTATTTACAGCGTAAACAATCCCATTGGAGCTATTTCAATTGCTGACAGAGGAGATGGAGAGTATTATTTGGGATGTCTTTGCATTATTCCTGAATATCAGGGCAAAGGAATTGGCACACACGCATTTCACCATATTCTGGACTTTTATTGCGATTGGAAAAAGATAACATTGGTAACCCCTGCGGATAAAGAGGAAAACATAAAGTTTTTATACAGAAAAATGCGGTTTTATAGTAAGTAGTACAGAAATGGATGGAAATGTTCCGGTAGCACATTTTTTATTAAAACGATAAATCTTAGAGACACTTCAGAGGACTGCTAACTTAATACCATAAGCGGCAGTCCTCTGATAAATTCAAGTGTATCTTTTAAATCCTCATATTCTGCTTTTTCTATTTTTAATTGATACACCCCTTTACATATAGCAATCCTATAATTTACATATCATCAT is a genomic window of Lacrimispora sphenoides containing:
- a CDS encoding YbaN family protein, with product MLKKVIYASIGIAAMALGVMGTVVPGLPATPFFLLALLCFTKSSEKLNCWFRGTGLYAKYVKGYEYDRSMTRKQKLIIQTAAGLMMFISFLLIGNMAVRLLLIAAFILHNYVFIFVIKTRQAGRTETTTKG
- a CDS encoding DUF4491 family protein, whose product is MNYNGILIGIGTFLIIGLLHPVVIKAEYYFSSRIWPLFLIGGILCIGFSLACAKVVLSALLAVLGFSLLWSIKELKEQKERVEKGWFPRNPKRKW
- a CDS encoding DUF5680 domain-containing protein — encoded protein: MIFPEKLQLLRKSKGITQEELAEKVSVSRQAITKWESGQAYPDISNLISISEFFKVTIDHLVKDNDSCITSIVKEDSCDSNELIDFLIKAKCNTYAAKGRECASSRPSSHDLRYEEGVFLYLDTYIGGECFSGEEAVWKNSIPIYAMNYSGRVISSNFNSDFLKAVLLAVPRDKPFRGPDFYQEHDYLYKCKVCGDFKWYQGYEEIYYKNLQVYECYFHGGIVK
- a CDS encoding class I SAM-dependent methyltransferase — its product is MKLEKMEEFFDSRLDGYEDHQLNAIDSAKIFYPYTASQLPMAEGCKVLDLGCGTGLELNEYFMLNPLAAITGIDLANGMLKALKAKFPDKQLTLINGSYFEVPFGEKVFDAAVSVESLHHFTMEQKILLYKKLHGSLREGGYFILTDYMAENDEEEKNNFLELSRLKKELGICDSEFYHYDTPLTRAHETEALLSGGFSKVELLNKWQSTNILKAYK
- a CDS encoding GNAT family N-acetyltransferase — its product is MGLRYIRAEKKDVDLLINIYNAAFYTDYVKYGECPAYGKTREEMEASIEKSQKLIIYSVNNPIGAISIADRGDGEYYLGCLCIIPEYQGKGIGTHAFHHILDFYCDWKKITLVTPADKEENIKFLYRKMRFYSK